In Stigmatopora argus isolate UIUO_Sarg chromosome 10, RoL_Sarg_1.0, whole genome shotgun sequence, the following proteins share a genomic window:
- the LOC144083429 gene encoding olfactory receptor 52B2-like, with the protein MENHPNTSSSTMLTQRYDIPPEGVLPVFFLASLSYAMILLCNLILLLTIVLNKKLRQPMYMFLLNMPVNDLLGSSAFFLHLFKSLLSDNGRLWFPACVTQAFLIHIYAAGTVLILTAMAYDRYVAICLPLQYNAVMTQGHVARIVASIWLLCLLLIGVLFFLLLRLPRCRSTVHNIYCDHPSLLALVCVDTTLNHAYGLFTVAVTQLLANSVIIFSYFRILMVSCRSRRADTKVKVVQTCATHLFVFLFLEILGLCTIISYRVKQLPPTLRHFIGSSTLIFPPWLNPIVYGIKTKEIRSIIVHFFRSKITKSCASKLCFSS; encoded by the coding sequence ATGGAGAATCATCCCAACACGTCGTCGTCCACGATGTTGACCCAGCGCTACGACATCCCCCCCGAGGGCGTCCTGCCCGTCTTCTTCCTAGCCAGCCTCAGCTACGCGATGATCCTCCTCTGCaacctcatcctcctcctcaccATCGTCCTAAACAAGAAACTACGTCAACCCATGTACATGTTCCTCCTCAACATGCCCGTCAACGACCTCTTGGGTTCGTCGGCCTTCTTCCTGCACCTGTTCAAGTCCCTGCTGAGCGACAACGGGCGCTTGTGGTTCCCGGCCTGCGTCACCCAGGCCTTCCTCATCCACATCTACGCGGCGGGCACCGTGCTCATCCTCACCGCCATGGCGTACGACCGATACGTGGCCATCTGCCTGCCGCTGCAGTACAACGCGGTGATGACGCAAGGCCACGTGGCGAGGATCGTGGCGTCCATCTGGCTGCTGTGTCTGTTGCTGATCGGCGTGCTCTTTTTCCTCCTCTTGCGCCTTCCGCGTTGCCGTTCCACCGTTCACAACATCTACTGCGACCACCCGTCCTTGCTGGCGTTGGTGTGCGTCGACACGACCCTCAACCACGCGTACGGCCTTTTTACGGTGGCCGTCACGCAGTTGTTGGCCAACTCGGTCATCATTTTCTCCTATTTTCGAATCCTGATGGTGTCGTGTCGGAGCCGAAGGGCCGACACCAAGGTCAAGGTGGTGCAGACGTGCGCCACGCAcctctttgtttttctcttcCTGGAAATTCTGGGGCTTTGCACCATCATTTCCTACAGGGTCAAACAGCTTCCGCCCACTTTACGCCATTTCATCGGGTCGTCCACCCTTATTTTCCCACCTTGGCTCAATCCCATTGTATATGGGAtcaagacaaaggaaattagAAGCATTATAGTGCACTTTTTTAGGAGTAAAATCACAAAGTCTTGCGCCAGTAAGCTCTGTTTCTCAAGTTAA